The following proteins are encoded in a genomic region of Gimesia algae:
- the priA gene encoding replication restart helicase PriA translates to MSKPKQQSLFEEEELPENPMPWERESAQDLYLAEIVLNRPVDRVFHYKVPEELRPLLRAGHRVQVPFGRGNQFAPGYCVGVGPGDENLPSVRLKTVEAILDSRPLFNAKMLKLTRWIADRYLCSWGQVLDCVVPAGVKNQAGTRMVTVFEVGTADAADEAQQNDLIEKLPAKQRAVYDALKSAARPLTLEELTQVAGCGSGPVNSLKKKALISSHQKRMQHFENDDDIVHAHIQKQDDLKLNRDQRLALDQILTAIRGQQSETFVLHGVTGSGKTEVYIQAIREVVSYGQQAIVLVPEISLTPQAIQRFRSRFDSVAVLHSHLTDSDRHYHWQNIAAGKVQVIVGARSAVFAPAPHLGLIIIDEEHETSFKQETAPRYHAREVARKRSELERVPLILGSATPTLNSWLRVIEKKDTLISMPRRVNDLPMPGVNIVDVRNDVQIRRNESIGRVLFTGMQHALGAGGQVILFLNLRGYSPALWCKGCGNSVKCPHCEISLTWHRDKNLAVCHSCDFSARPPTNCPGCGAPGLRFVGAGTQRLEEEVKAKFPGYSCQRMDSDTMRGVGSHARVLNAFADGEVDILLGTQMIAKGLDFPNVTLVGVVDADTMLHQPDLFASERTFQLIAQVAGRTGRGMQGGRVFVQSSSPTEPAIVKAAEHDFLGFARLELGHRKEMLAPPFSHYARVILRGPQEEHVEHFARQLAEILSVAANEKQLQVQILGPAPAPIIRLKKYFRYHFQLAAIDVEQILQLWHEVEGKLPREKGIEYIIDVDPVNMR, encoded by the coding sequence ATGAGTAAACCGAAGCAACAGAGCCTGTTCGAAGAAGAGGAACTTCCCGAGAACCCCATGCCCTGGGAACGGGAGTCGGCGCAGGATCTGTACCTCGCGGAAATTGTTCTGAATCGACCCGTGGATCGCGTGTTTCACTACAAAGTACCGGAAGAACTGAGGCCACTGTTGCGGGCAGGACATCGCGTGCAGGTTCCCTTTGGGAGAGGAAACCAGTTCGCGCCCGGTTATTGTGTGGGCGTGGGGCCTGGGGATGAAAATCTGCCCAGCGTGCGTCTGAAGACGGTTGAAGCGATTCTGGACAGTCGTCCGTTGTTTAATGCCAAAATGCTGAAACTCACGCGCTGGATTGCCGACCGGTATCTGTGCAGTTGGGGACAGGTCCTGGATTGTGTGGTTCCCGCGGGAGTCAAAAACCAGGCCGGGACCCGGATGGTGACGGTATTTGAAGTGGGAACCGCGGATGCGGCAGACGAAGCACAACAGAACGACCTCATTGAGAAACTGCCTGCGAAACAACGCGCCGTTTATGATGCACTCAAATCTGCTGCCAGACCGCTGACGTTAGAAGAGCTGACGCAGGTAGCGGGATGTGGTTCCGGCCCGGTGAATTCGCTGAAAAAGAAAGCATTGATCAGCAGTCATCAAAAACGGATGCAGCATTTTGAAAATGATGACGATATCGTGCATGCGCATATTCAGAAACAGGATGATCTCAAGCTGAATCGGGATCAGCGACTGGCATTGGATCAGATTCTGACAGCCATTCGCGGCCAGCAAAGTGAAACGTTTGTGCTGCACGGCGTCACCGGGAGTGGCAAAACCGAAGTCTATATTCAGGCGATTCGAGAAGTCGTGAGCTATGGACAGCAGGCGATTGTCCTTGTTCCGGAAATCAGCCTGACGCCCCAGGCGATTCAACGGTTTCGTTCCCGCTTTGATTCGGTGGCAGTCTTACACAGCCATTTAACAGACAGTGACCGGCATTATCACTGGCAGAACATCGCCGCCGGCAAGGTGCAGGTGATCGTCGGTGCCCGCAGTGCTGTGTTTGCACCGGCACCGCATCTGGGGTTGATTATCATTGATGAAGAACATGAAACCTCTTTCAAGCAGGAGACGGCGCCCCGCTATCACGCACGCGAGGTGGCCCGCAAACGATCTGAACTGGAGCGTGTTCCCTTAATCCTGGGTTCCGCCACGCCGACGTTGAATTCCTGGTTACGGGTGATTGAGAAAAAAGACACGCTGATTTCCATGCCGCGACGTGTTAACGATCTGCCGATGCCGGGCGTAAATATTGTTGACGTGCGAAATGATGTGCAGATCAGACGCAACGAGTCGATCGGCCGTGTGTTATTTACCGGCATGCAGCATGCTTTGGGGGCAGGCGGGCAGGTGATTCTGTTTTTGAATCTGAGGGGTTATTCGCCCGCGCTGTGGTGTAAGGGGTGTGGAAATTCGGTGAAGTGTCCGCATTGTGAGATATCACTGACGTGGCATCGCGATAAGAATCTGGCAGTGTGTCACAGTTGTGATTTTTCCGCCAGGCCACCCACAAACTGCCCCGGTTGTGGGGCGCCGGGACTTCGTTTTGTCGGCGCAGGCACCCAGCGACTGGAGGAAGAGGTCAAAGCCAAGTTTCCCGGTTATTCCTGTCAGCGGATGGACAGCGATACGATGCGCGGCGTGGGCAGCCATGCACGCGTGTTGAATGCGTTTGCCGATGGTGAAGTGGATATTCTGCTGGGCACCCAGATGATTGCCAAGGGATTAGACTTTCCGAATGTAACGCTGGTCGGAGTTGTCGACGCGGACACAATGTTGCATCAACCCGATCTGTTTGCTTCCGAACGTACCTTTCAGTTGATTGCGCAGGTCGCAGGTCGCACGGGGCGGGGGATGCAGGGGGGGCGCGTGTTCGTGCAGTCTTCTTCCCCGACAGAACCTGCGATTGTGAAAGCAGCGGAACATGACTTTCTCGGGTTTGCCCGACTGGAACTGGGGCATCGCAAAGAGATGCTGGCGCCTCCGTTTTCGCATTATGCACGCGTGATTTTACGGGGGCCTCAGGAAGAACACGTCGAGCACTTTGCCCGTCAACTGGCGGAGATTCTGAGTGTTGCCGCGAATGAAAAACAGCTACAGGTGCAGATTCTAGGACCTGCGCCGGCTCCCATTATTCGGTTGAAAAAGTATTTTCGCTATCATTTTCAGCTGGCGGCGATTGATGTCGAACAGATCCTGCAGCTCTGGCATGAAGTCGAAGGGAAACTGCCTCGTGAAAAAGGGATCGAATACATCATTGATGTCGATCCGGTTAACATGCGATAA
- a CDS encoding PQQ-dependent sugar dehydrogenase → MSAIENKNRLDVRFLFSAVLACFVIQIAAVQAEDARFGLEQRIPWTTSRVKGTPDPALPYETERAFPQLKFNQPLAIATAPGEKRFFVAERKGKIFSFNYEDQQTSQADLFFDLKLKEPALNEIYGITFHPRFAENRYVYICYVLKPGLPEGTRVSRFKVLDTNPPSCDPDSEEILIDWLSGGHNGGCLRFGPDGYLYISTGDGGPASPPDIHNAGQDVSNLLSCVLRIDVDHAGKEKPYSIPADNPFVNQQNVRPEIWAFGFRNPWKMCFHPENGDLWVGDVGWELWELVYRVEKGGNYGWSIREGRQPVKPDLKPGPTPILPPTVAHSHREARSITGGYFYQSPRLKELNDTYIYGDYSTGKLWGLRYSDKRVNWHEELANSTLKVTAFAVDHTGEVYIVDIAGGGFHRLVPIKESDHNPEFPTLLSQTGLFQDTTKHEVAPGVIPYSINAPAWADYATAERFVALPDETTIDVVRKKLWNFPKDSVLVKTISIETERGNPETAYRLETQLMHFNGARWLGYSYRWNEEQTDATLVPATGDQIQLEIAIPERPEKKVSYEWPIPSRAECAVCHTPYQNYLSILSFEEPQLNRSQKYGETVDHQLRSLAHIKVLPESVWSDSKGASAHYLVDPYDKGAALNSRARSYLHTNCRHCHRSNGGGGATIELDAALDFDAMKALGVKPTQGTFGIQDAQVIAPSDPYRSVLLYRMSKLGKGRMPYSGSTIVDTRGTHLIRNWIQDMAGIAGDSTFEVSRLRNRQNNLLEDAVQIEDQEFVSQKLQEVLGTTSGGLRLLSTLDETPISDQMRKLIIQLGTENPSPQIRDLFERFLPEDQRVKRLGVKIDSTALISLAGDSREGKKLFFEMAGLQCRNCHRVHQHGKELGPDLTQIGKKLSRQELLENIIEPSRKIDEKYFTCVVLLRSGKVVSGLLLKKDETVVRLKDAKNEVLEIAPHEIESLTMQKKSIMPDQLLRDLTAEQAAHLLAYLESLK, encoded by the coding sequence ATGTCAGCCATTGAAAATAAGAATCGTTTGGATGTCAGGTTCCTTTTTTCTGCGGTGCTCGCCTGTTTTGTGATTCAGATTGCAGCGGTTCAGGCAGAAGATGCCCGGTTTGGTCTGGAACAGCGAATCCCCTGGACTACATCGCGCGTTAAAGGGACACCCGATCCGGCATTACCTTACGAAACGGAGCGGGCCTTTCCCCAACTGAAATTCAATCAGCCGCTGGCGATTGCGACGGCTCCCGGTGAGAAACGCTTCTTCGTGGCAGAACGCAAAGGGAAAATCTTTTCGTTCAATTATGAAGATCAACAGACTTCGCAAGCAGATCTGTTTTTTGATCTGAAACTCAAAGAGCCAGCGTTGAATGAAATTTATGGAATCACTTTTCATCCCCGGTTTGCCGAGAATCGCTATGTCTATATCTGCTATGTGCTGAAACCGGGTTTGCCTGAGGGGACCCGCGTTTCGCGGTTCAAAGTACTGGATACAAATCCTCCATCTTGCGACCCCGATTCGGAAGAGATTCTGATCGACTGGTTGTCGGGGGGGCACAATGGAGGCTGTCTGCGGTTTGGCCCGGATGGTTATCTTTATATTTCGACAGGGGATGGCGGACCCGCTTCCCCTCCGGATATACATAACGCGGGCCAGGATGTCAGCAATCTGCTGTCCTGCGTTTTGCGCATTGATGTGGATCACGCCGGCAAAGAGAAGCCTTATTCAATTCCAGCCGACAACCCGTTTGTAAATCAACAAAATGTGCGTCCTGAAATCTGGGCGTTTGGATTTCGCAATCCCTGGAAGATGTGCTTTCATCCTGAGAATGGTGATTTATGGGTGGGAGATGTGGGCTGGGAATTATGGGAACTCGTCTACCGCGTGGAAAAAGGCGGGAATTACGGCTGGAGCATTCGCGAAGGACGTCAGCCGGTTAAGCCGGATTTGAAGCCGGGGCCCACACCGATTCTGCCCCCGACTGTGGCGCATTCCCATCGGGAAGCACGTTCGATTACAGGCGGCTATTTCTATCAGAGTCCGCGACTGAAAGAGTTAAATGATACTTATATCTACGGCGATTACTCGACCGGAAAACTCTGGGGACTGAGGTATTCTGACAAGCGGGTCAACTGGCATGAGGAGCTGGCCAATTCGACTTTGAAAGTGACAGCGTTTGCCGTCGATCATACGGGAGAAGTTTATATTGTCGATATTGCAGGGGGCGGATTTCATCGTCTGGTGCCGATCAAGGAATCAGATCACAATCCTGAGTTTCCGACTTTGTTAAGTCAGACTGGTCTCTTCCAGGATACCACGAAGCATGAAGTGGCTCCCGGCGTCATTCCCTACAGCATCAATGCGCCAGCCTGGGCCGACTATGCCACCGCAGAACGATTTGTCGCGCTGCCTGATGAGACGACCATTGACGTCGTCAGGAAAAAGTTATGGAACTTTCCCAAAGACAGTGTGCTGGTGAAAACGATTTCCATCGAGACCGAACGCGGTAATCCCGAGACCGCCTATCGCCTGGAAACCCAACTGATGCATTTCAACGGGGCTCGCTGGCTCGGATATTCCTATCGCTGGAATGAAGAACAGACAGACGCCACACTGGTACCAGCGACTGGTGATCAGATTCAACTGGAAATCGCGATACCTGAGCGTCCGGAGAAAAAGGTTTCTTATGAATGGCCGATTCCCAGTCGGGCCGAGTGTGCGGTCTGCCATACGCCGTATCAGAATTATCTGTCGATCCTGTCCTTTGAAGAACCGCAGTTAAATCGAAGTCAGAAGTACGGCGAAACAGTGGATCATCAACTGAGATCACTGGCCCATATTAAAGTACTGCCGGAGTCGGTGTGGAGCGATTCCAAAGGGGCGAGCGCCCATTACCTGGTCGATCCCTATGATAAGGGAGCGGCATTGAATTCCCGGGCACGTTCGTATCTGCATACCAACTGCCGACACTGTCATCGGAGTAATGGCGGCGGCGGTGCCACAATCGAACTGGATGCGGCTCTGGACTTTGATGCGATGAAAGCTCTGGGAGTGAAGCCGACTCAGGGAACGTTTGGTATTCAAGATGCGCAGGTGATTGCTCCCAGTGACCCCTATCGTTCGGTGCTCCTGTATCGCATGAGTAAGCTGGGGAAAGGCCGCATGCCTTATTCCGGTTCAACCATCGTCGATACCCGGGGCACGCATCTGATACGTAACTGGATTCAGGACATGGCGGGGATTGCCGGAGACAGCACTTTTGAGGTATCTCGCTTGAGAAATCGTCAGAATAATCTGCTGGAAGATGCCGTCCAGATTGAAGATCAGGAATTTGTGAGCCAGAAACTTCAGGAAGTCCTGGGCACTACCAGCGGCGGCCTGAGATTACTCAGCACGTTGGATGAAACGCCGATTTCCGATCAGATGCGAAAACTGATTATTCAACTGGGGACTGAAAACCCCAGTCCCCAAATACGCGATCTGTTCGAACGTTTTCTGCCTGAGGATCAACGAGTCAAACGCCTGGGCGTCAAGATAGACTCCACTGCGCTGATTTCGTTAGCGGGAGATTCGCGCGAGGGGAAAAAACTGTTTTTTGAAATGGCGGGACTGCAATGTCGCAATTGTCATCGCGTGCATCAGCACGGAAAAGAACTGGGGCCCGATCTGACGCAAATTGGTAAGAAACTTTCCAGGCAGGAATTACTGGAAAATATTATTGAACCTTCCCGGAAGATCGACGAGAAGTATTTCACGTGTGTTGTCTTACTGCGGTCTGGCAAAGTCGTGAGCGGCCTGCTACTGAAAAAAGATGAGACAGTGGTGCGTCTGAAAGACGCGAAAAATGAGGTGCTGGAAATTGCTCCGCATGAGATCGAGAGTCTGACCATGCAGAAAAAATCGATCATGCCCGATCAGTTATTGCGGGATCTGACAGCCGAACAGGCCGCGCATTTGCTGGCATATCTGGAATCATTAAAATAA
- the nadD gene encoding nicotinate-nucleotide adenylyltransferase, which translates to MRIGILGGTFDPVHNAHLLMAEQCREQCELDQIWFIPAGNPPHKEDQGVTSGKQRREMLDFAIAGHPAFLIKDLELHREGPSYTVVTLQELKALHPQDEFFLIIGADSVRDLHTWREPEAILELASLIGVNRPNISLPDLTDLKHKFGESIDSKIFWATMPGIEISSTDIRQRIHKKRSVRYMTPRSVEVYIHNNRLYLE; encoded by the coding sequence ATGCGTATTGGAATACTAGGCGGAACGTTTGATCCTGTGCACAATGCGCATCTCCTGATGGCAGAACAGTGCCGCGAGCAATGCGAACTGGATCAAATCTGGTTTATCCCGGCCGGCAACCCGCCTCATAAGGAAGACCAGGGAGTCACATCCGGCAAACAACGTCGTGAAATGCTCGATTTCGCGATCGCCGGACACCCCGCTTTTCTGATCAAAGATCTGGAACTGCACCGGGAAGGCCCCAGTTATACCGTCGTGACGCTGCAGGAACTGAAAGCCCTGCATCCCCAGGACGAGTTCTTTCTCATTATCGGCGCGGATTCCGTTCGAGACCTGCACACCTGGCGTGAACCAGAGGCCATTCTGGAACTGGCCAGCCTGATTGGCGTGAATCGCCCTAACATTAGTCTACCAGATCTGACCGACCTGAAACACAAATTCGGCGAGTCCATCGACTCAAAAATCTTCTGGGCCACGATGCCGGGCATCGAAATTTCCTCAACTGACATCCGCCAGCGAATTCACAAAAAGAGAAGTGTCCGCTATATGACACCGCGATCCGTCGAAGTTTATATCCACAATAACAGACTATATTTAGAGTAA
- a CDS encoding iron-containing alcohol dehydrogenase, whose product MVVMDSKSTTKINTELEEGASLSAFDYAPRTRIVFGSGSLNRLGELAVAEEAKRVLLVTDKGLAAAGHEARAVASLQDSGIDITIFDDVHANPTTKDVERGLQVARQHEIDLIVGLGGGSSMDCAKGINFLLTNGGKMEDYWGVGKASKPMLPLIAVPTTAGTGSEAQSFAVIAHPETHMKMACGDKKAACRVAILDPELTLTMPRSVTHVTGIDALSHALETFVTKPRNEISQLFSRRAWTLLANSFPQVLNSPNDLQARGNMQLGAHFAGAAIENSMLGATHALANPLSAHFGLTHGIAIGIMLPHVIRFNAEVVGQQYSLLASDIGLCDPQDPAGAGLLAEHFQSLVSLAGAPTTLSECEVDPNLVDQLAEEASRQWTGNFNPRPVDQSSLRDLYECAF is encoded by the coding sequence ATGGTTGTCATGGATTCGAAATCTACAACAAAAATCAATACAGAACTGGAAGAAGGAGCCTCGCTTTCAGCCTTTGATTATGCACCGAGAACACGCATTGTGTTCGGCAGTGGTTCACTGAACCGTCTGGGAGAACTCGCAGTAGCAGAAGAGGCGAAACGAGTCCTGCTGGTCACCGACAAAGGACTGGCAGCCGCCGGACACGAAGCCCGGGCCGTCGCATCACTCCAGGACAGCGGCATTGATATCACCATCTTTGATGACGTTCATGCCAATCCTACCACAAAAGATGTTGAACGGGGCCTGCAGGTCGCCCGCCAGCATGAGATCGATCTTATTGTCGGTCTGGGGGGAGGCAGCAGTATGGACTGCGCCAAAGGCATCAACTTCCTGCTGACCAATGGCGGTAAAATGGAAGACTACTGGGGCGTCGGCAAAGCAAGCAAACCGATGCTCCCTTTAATCGCTGTCCCCACAACCGCCGGTACAGGCAGTGAAGCACAGTCCTTCGCTGTGATCGCCCATCCCGAAACGCACATGAAAATGGCCTGTGGTGATAAAAAAGCAGCCTGCCGTGTCGCGATTCTCGACCCCGAGCTCACACTGACTATGCCCCGCTCGGTCACACATGTGACCGGCATCGATGCTTTGAGCCACGCTCTGGAAACGTTCGTCACGAAACCACGCAACGAAATTTCCCAACTCTTCAGCCGCCGCGCCTGGACGCTGCTGGCAAACAGCTTCCCGCAGGTACTCAACTCACCCAATGATTTGCAGGCCCGCGGCAATATGCAGCTGGGTGCCCACTTCGCAGGCGCTGCCATCGAGAATTCCATGCTGGGCGCCACGCATGCCCTGGCGAATCCCCTTTCTGCCCATTTTGGTCTCACACACGGGATTGCCATCGGGATCATGTTGCCTCACGTCATTCGCTTTAATGCAGAAGTCGTAGGGCAACAGTACTCGCTGCTCGCCTCTGACATCGGCCTCTGTGATCCACAAGACCCTGCGGGCGCAGGCTTATTGGCCGAACACTTTCAGTCACTGGTCTCGCTGGCCGGTGCGCCGACCACACTCTCCGAATGTGAAGTCGACCCGAATCTGGTTGACCAGCTGGCTGAAGAAGCGTCCCGCCAATGGACTGGCAACTTCAACCCCCGTCCCGTCGATCAATCCTCGCTAAGGGATTTGTACGAATGCGCGTTTTAA
- a CDS encoding coproporphyrinogen-III oxidase family protein yields the protein MDLEATGTTEIGSYFVSNYPPFSQWKQEYVTRIHEVLHQSPDTSIPMGLYIHIPFCRKRCKFCYFRVYEKQNAKTIERYVQALQQEFEMLSQVEAIKERTLDFTYFGGGTPSYLSSKQLLSVRDRLSSLLSWETAKEVTFECEPGTLNQEKVETLKEIGITRISLGVESFNDKLLEANGRAHLTPEVYKAYDWIQQVGFPQVNIDLIAGMMGETDENWSESVEKAAEFAPDNITIYQMELPHNTIISKEMKEMGLNSPIADWTTKRRWMNEAIETLQAKGYHLASGNELVKNPESDRFVYRDNLFRGNDIIATGVSSFGHMQGVHYQNLDRLEDYLETVEKGNLPINRALEPSEHQRLIREFILQLKEGRVLTQPFKDKFGVDLTEEFSEALGNQQKAGYLTFDDSQVKLTRKGMLQADSLLTEYFEPEHRMVRYT from the coding sequence ATGGATCTGGAAGCAACAGGCACCACCGAAATCGGCAGTTACTTTGTCTCGAACTACCCCCCTTTTTCTCAATGGAAGCAGGAATACGTCACCCGCATCCACGAGGTTCTGCACCAGAGCCCTGATACATCCATTCCGATGGGCCTCTACATCCATATTCCCTTCTGCCGCAAACGCTGCAAATTCTGTTACTTCCGTGTCTACGAAAAACAGAACGCCAAAACCATTGAACGCTACGTACAGGCGCTGCAGCAGGAATTCGAAATGCTGAGCCAGGTCGAAGCCATCAAGGAACGCACCCTGGATTTCACTTACTTTGGCGGCGGAACTCCCTCTTATCTCAGCTCAAAACAGTTGCTCTCCGTTCGCGACCGATTGTCCAGCCTGCTCTCCTGGGAAACGGCCAAAGAAGTCACTTTTGAATGTGAACCCGGAACGCTGAATCAGGAAAAGGTCGAGACCCTCAAAGAGATCGGCATTACACGTATCTCCCTGGGAGTGGAAAGCTTTAACGACAAACTGCTCGAAGCCAACGGTCGTGCCCACCTGACTCCCGAAGTCTACAAAGCCTACGATTGGATTCAGCAGGTCGGCTTTCCGCAGGTAAACATCGACCTGATTGCCGGTATGATGGGAGAAACCGATGAGAACTGGTCCGAATCCGTCGAAAAAGCGGCCGAATTCGCACCGGATAACATCACGATCTACCAGATGGAACTCCCGCACAACACGATCATTTCCAAAGAAATGAAAGAGATGGGCCTCAACTCTCCCATCGCCGACTGGACCACAAAACGCCGCTGGATGAATGAAGCCATCGAAACACTGCAGGCAAAAGGCTATCATCTGGCCAGCGGAAACGAACTGGTCAAAAACCCCGAATCAGATCGTTTCGTTTACCGCGACAATCTCTTTCGCGGCAACGATATCATTGCCACAGGAGTTTCTTCATTCGGGCATATGCAGGGCGTACATTACCAGAACCTCGACCGGCTGGAAGACTATCTGGAAACCGTCGAAAAAGGAAATCTGCCCATCAATCGCGCCCTCGAGCCTTCCGAACACCAGCGGCTCATTCGCGAATTCATCCTGCAACTCAAAGAGGGTCGCGTGCTGACCCAGCCGTTCAAGGATAAGTTTGGCGTCGATCTGACCGAAGAATTTTCGGAGGCTTTGGGAAACCAGCAGAAAGCGGGCTATCTCACCTTTGACGATTCGCAGGTCAAGCTGACCCGCAAAGGCATGCTGCAGGCAGACAGTCTGCTGACCGAATATTTCGAACCAGAACACCGTATGGTAAGATACACATAA
- a CDS encoding beta-alanine-activating enzyme beta-propeller domain-containing protein: MRVLTDSRFVNWFTPALIITLLLACSICRVTAAEKPDVPGKPGPAATDDSREAGNWSSFRNGKLQQGIAESTLPAELELLWQHSSSDGIASTAAIVGDRVYMAGLNGYVECLELKTGKPIWKYRSIENPDPKEFAPGFKASPLVTANGVYLGDEDGIFHAIDLTTGKKLWQFKTDAEIISSANITADGKLLFGSYDNSLYCLNEKDGSLIWRFETDGYVNCSPAIVENFTFVTGCDEQLRIIDIATGKQHSIMPLATYLIASPALMGDTLYVGTYASEIIAVNWKDLKVEWRFKDPKKEFPYHSSAAITNEYVVAGGRDKQVHCVERKTGKSVWDFGTRGRVDSSPVILGNRVFIGSSDDNLYELDLKTGKTNWKKNLGDDITASPAIGSGHLIIGTESRNGALYCFGKK; encoded by the coding sequence ATGCGCGTTTTAACTGATTCCCGATTCGTAAACTGGTTCACTCCAGCATTGATCATCACACTGCTGCTGGCCTGCTCAATCTGTAGAGTCACCGCTGCTGAAAAACCAGATGTTCCAGGCAAGCCAGGTCCGGCAGCAACCGATGACTCCAGAGAAGCAGGAAACTGGTCTTCGTTTCGTAATGGCAAACTGCAGCAGGGAATCGCAGAATCAACGCTGCCCGCTGAACTGGAACTGCTCTGGCAACATTCCTCATCCGATGGCATTGCCTCCACTGCTGCGATTGTCGGCGACCGTGTCTATATGGCGGGTCTCAATGGCTATGTCGAATGTCTCGAACTCAAGACAGGCAAACCGATCTGGAAGTACCGCTCAATTGAAAACCCCGATCCCAAAGAATTTGCCCCCGGCTTCAAAGCGTCGCCGCTGGTCACAGCGAATGGCGTCTATCTGGGTGACGAAGACGGGATTTTCCACGCCATTGATCTCACAACGGGAAAAAAACTCTGGCAGTTCAAAACCGACGCGGAAATTATCAGTAGTGCGAATATCACTGCAGACGGGAAACTTCTGTTTGGCAGTTACGACAATTCACTGTACTGCCTCAACGAAAAAGATGGCTCCCTCATCTGGCGTTTTGAAACCGACGGTTACGTCAATTGCTCGCCTGCCATTGTAGAAAATTTCACGTTTGTGACTGGCTGCGATGAACAGCTCCGCATCATTGATATCGCCACCGGAAAGCAACACAGCATTATGCCTCTAGCCACCTATCTGATTGCTTCACCAGCTTTGATGGGAGACACCCTGTATGTAGGCACCTATGCCAGCGAAATTATTGCCGTCAACTGGAAAGACCTGAAAGTCGAATGGCGTTTTAAAGACCCCAAAAAAGAGTTTCCCTATCATTCTTCAGCTGCCATTACCAACGAATACGTCGTCGCAGGCGGCCGTGATAAACAGGTACATTGCGTCGAACGCAAAACCGGAAAATCGGTCTGGGATTTTGGCACACGGGGGCGCGTTGACAGCTCTCCGGTGATCCTCGGAAACCGGGTGTTTATCGGTTCCTCTGATGACAACCTGTATGAACTGGACCTGAAGACAGGGAAGACCAACTGGAAAAAGAATCTGGGTGATGATATCACCGCTTCGCCGGCAATTGGCTCAGGACATTTGATCATCGGCACAGAATCCCGAAATGGTGCCTTGTATTGTTTCGGAAAGAAGTGA